In Silene latifolia isolate original U9 population chromosome X, ASM4854445v1, whole genome shotgun sequence, the following proteins share a genomic window:
- the LOC141619827 gene encoding uncharacterized protein LOC141619827 gives MGCLLRTTQRSESQNNFFKRFKNAHGTLVEFWMQFQCAIDVPRHTQKQLDRDDDCTLPQLSTSLKLKVHASKLYTHSAFADCQLEATATICSLSVGGFTPPANGIEVIGIADARMQKTNQVIYNSTTNDAECSYKLFNRRVLFADTLSGFTPGNNVLKNVPNNEITDLADTLKQFRVKLNPQSESMTKEQELEMLLGCSSSTEVRILPSSQAKNKGSGKRMISKKQQCIAKAEKPKWLCCNCKQMAHHDKRNCPNVFVPDADNKGSSDEDDADDG, from the exons ATGGGTTGTCTATTAAGAACAACTCAACGATCTGAGAGTCAGAATAATTTTTTCAAGCGTTTTAAAAATGCACATGGTACACTTGTTGAATTCTGGATGCAGTTTCAATGCGCCATTGATGTACCGCGCCATACTCAAAAGCAACTTGATAGAGACGATGATTGTACTCTTCCACAATTATCTACTTCTCTTAAGTTGAAAGTTCATGCTTCCAAGCTTTATACACATTCTGCTTTCGCAGATTGTCAACTAGAAGCTACTGCTACTATTTGTTCCCTTAGTGTTGGTGGCTTCACACCACCTGCCAACGGTATAGAGGTAATTGGAATAGCTGATGCTAGAATGCAGAAGACCAATCAAGTCATCTATAATTCTACAACCAATGATGCTGAATGTTCTTACAAGTTGTTCAACAGAAGGGTATTATTTGCAGACACATTATCTGGGTTTACTCCGGGAAACAA TGTGCTCAAGAATGTGCCTAACAATGAGATCACTGATCTTGCTGATACACTGAAGCAATTTAGGGTCAAACTCAATCCGCAATCAGAGTCAATGACCAAAGAGCAAGAGTTGGAGATGCTTCTTGGATGCAGTTCCTCAACTGAGGTGAGGATTCTACCATCTAGTCAGGCAAAGAACAAAGGTAGTGGGAAGAGAATGATCTCCAAAAAGCAACAATGCATAGCCAAAGCGGAGAAGCCTAAATGGCTTTGCTGTAATTGTAAACAAATGGCTCACCATGATAAGCGTAATTGTCCTAATGTTTTTGTACCCGATGCCGACAATAAG GGGAGTTCAgatgaggatgatgctgatgatggtTGA